The genomic DNA ttatatttatatatattatatatatatatatatgatcacaAGTTATCTGTCTTTGTAACTAAATAACTCTCTGGGATGTGAACCTAGTTTCCCAGAATACCCAGTTGTACAATACAGGTAATGATTAATTAATCCACATCAATGGACCTTTAACCATCCCTTATTTTACTTGCATCTTGTttgcatacaaatacacaacTATTAACCATTTTAACCATTCTGTCTTCTTCATGCAAATAACAATCTAAGCTACAAACACAACAGAAGATTTGAAGAGACAGGACATAGCTGATCTACTTGACAGACTTCAAGAAACAagtatttacttttcatttactACAACTAGTACTGTTGTTAATGCtacttttaataataacaattttattttaaaattcttaattgagcaattatattttaaaattaaaatgatgacATTAGGATTTAAGAGGTTCTTTGGAGAGTTTACAAAATCCTGATCATAGTACATAGTATACCAGAATTACCACAGAAATGTACCTCTGAAGATAATTGGTGTGTTGAATATGTGGTAGTCACTTGCTTAAATTAAGTTTGTCTTAGCAGAGCAGTGTAtataaacaatgttttttcaTGCATATGGTATTTTCAACAGGGCTTTGGTTTCAGTAATGGCAGATAAACAAGAAACTTCCAAACTTTTCAAATATAAAGGATTCAATTTTATTTCCAATGTGCATGATGAGAAATTTCTGGACACTCTGGAAAACTTTGAAATCCATGAAAGTGACATATGTTCGGTGACTTATCCAAAGTCTGGTAAGCAAATATCCTTCACAAATGTCGCTTTAATGTACtatttacagatgtgttaaTTGTAGCTTtgggtatttttaaatgtgtacatattCAAATCTTGACAGAGACAGTAGGTTAGGAAaataactatacatatacatcttCACTTTAATATGGTTTTGGAAAATGACATGGGGATTCTCTGCGATTGCAAAACTTAGAGCAAACATTGCACTGGAGCAAAAAGCTTTGCAAGTTGCTTTGTTTGTGTGCAATGTCACAGGACTGTGTAGACAATACTTTGTAGCATTTTATATTGGTTTAGAATCATATGTTATTTTAGAACGTGTTATTAATTTAGGAGTAATTTAACTAATATGCTATTTTGCTCTCTCCCAAATATAGGAACAGTATGGATGCAATACATTTTATCATTAATGTTTTACAGTGATGAAGTAACAGGAGAAAAAGCTAAAATGACAACTGAGGTTTGTCCTTGGATTGAAGTGTACACGAAAAAATTTGACTACAACAAATTCCCATCCCAACGTTTATTTGTTTCACACTTGCCCTGGGATCTGATCCCAGACGGCCTGAGAAAAAGAGGGAAGGTAAGCCAAGTCTAAGAATGTGGACCATGAGAGTTACCCCTCCTCTTAAGGGCCAATAGTGTTTTTGGTTTCCTCTAATGATTTTGTAGCAATTGCACATCAAAAGGAAATTTAGCAAAGCACCTATATCCATTATAAGCACTGGCTGAACTAGTAATATAATCATAGGGGTTGGTTTAAGCGGGAACTGGAGGGCCTAATTGTCACCACAATATTGAAAGAGCTTCAATTTGTCCCCTCAATCATaggcgccccccccccccccacacacacacactttatgaCCATTGATAGAGGTAATTCACTTGGTGTACAGGTGAAATTTCTCTCCCCACACTTTGACATGTCCCTCCCTCActgacccccctccccccagctcAGCAACTTGGCAGCAACACAACCCCCACTTCTGAAACACTATATATAATACTATAATATAATCCAGCTATACTGGAATAACGACTCTTTAGTCTTGGATGGTAGCCCAGCTATCTCATTATTGAAATATAAGCAATAACATTTCTATAACTATTTTGGTTAAACAAGCTATTAATATGAGGCACGTTCCAAGAATGACTTAATTCTATCACATGAGATCTCTAATGTTTGAAGTGAATACACAACCATGGTCTGTTAAATCTGATCCTGCTGCAAAGTTTTCATATCAAGTAGGTAGTTTGTCGCTCATTTCAATTGTTATTTGGGTTttacttgtatttgttttactggAAAGCAAACCAGTGTATTCCACCTCCACTTGAAGCATTCTTTTCTGCTCCattaaaattgtttaaaatagaatagaCAATTCATAAAAAGTGTCTACATGTACATCTAAAATATGCATATGgggatatttaaaacaaattgaaaaacaaGGTCCTCAGTcactatatatttgtttaaatatgtatttattattattattcaatgccCTCACTGGGGCCCCTGAAGGACATTAATGTGGGAGGAGGAAGTTTCTGACAAGTGTCCTTGATTTATGCCTGGGCTCTGAGGCACTGTTATTTCTCTTCTGTCccttacatatatgtatgttacTATACACAGTATAGGGGATAATTAAGCACTCAAGCCAGGTGCTCACAACTGCCAATTCATCCACCTGGGGTTTCTGGGGGATAAAGTGCTATATGGGCAGCATAGTGGCATTtcaaacaatataattaatctGTATAATCAAGTCATGTAAGAATTTTATATCCCAAAATATgactaattaaaaaatgaaggaACATTTGAAATGACAGGCTTGTGgaatacaatattatttatgtatttcaacaGTTTAGGATTTAATGAACTGTATTTATCATCTGAAGTTAGTTGTATTAATaaagattgatttattttaaggtTATATACCTTGCCCGAAATCCCAAAGATGTTGCTGTGTCTTATTACCATTTCCACAAATACATTGCTTGTCTGGAAAGTGAAGAGAACTTTGATACGTTTCTGGATAGATTCCTCGAAGGTAACGGTAAGTTGTCCCtaagaaaatacaaacacataatTTCCCTGTGCATATGCTGAAATGTTTAATAATTCAAATGGACAAATGATATACACTGCACATTATATACAtccagatatatagatatatatatatatatattatattattatatacgaGCCACGCACCACGACACCCCTCCGAGCGCACCTCAGCGGCTCCAGCGCAATACAGTGCTAAACCCTCTACGCCAAAGGAACGGGTCTCCCACCGTGGGAGGCTCAACACTGTACTAgttttactgaggggttaccTCACTTTGTAACGTGCTCATTATATACCaaatgagccccgttacacaTGCATAAATGTTTTATCAGGCATGTGCCTAAATGTTTTAAGTGCATCTGATTAGTGCTcttaataaaatcacaagattgTTTCAGCGAAAAAGATATTGAAATTTCAACATACTGAAGAGAAATGTTCCAACAGTCCACGTATATT from Amia ocellicauda isolate fAmiCal2 chromosome 1, fAmiCal2.hap1, whole genome shotgun sequence includes the following:
- the LOC136748735 gene encoding amine sulfotransferase isoform X2; amino-acid sequence: MADKQETSKLFKYKGFNFISNVHDEKFLDTLENFEIHESDICSVTYPKSGTVWMQYILSLMFYSDEVTGEKAKMTTEVCPWIEVYTKKFDYNKFPSQRLFVSHLPWDLIPDGLRKRGKVIYLARNPKDVAVSYYHFHKYIACLESEENFDTFLDRFLEGNVFGSSWFDHIKDWYSHKDQFDFLFLTYEEMKKDLRSTIVKISNFVGKKLEDKTIDMIVEKGTFKRMQNNPIANYKSLCKIHLNSSEGTFLRKGNVGDWKHIHSGTRREILCNLLEQNEGFYSRSFLGNF
- the LOC136748735 gene encoding amine sulfotransferase isoform X1, which gives rise to MADKQETSKLFKYKGFNFISNVHDEKFLDTLENFEIHESDICSVTYPKSGTVWMQYILSLMFYSDEVTGEKAKMTTEVCPWIEVYTKKFDYNKFPSQRLFVSHLPWDLIPDGLRKRGKVIYLARNPKDVAVSYYHFHKYIACLESEENFDTFLDRFLEGNVFGSSWFDHIKDWYSHKDQFDFLFLTYEEMKKDLRSTIVKISNFVGKKLEDKTIDMIVEKGTFKRMQNNPIANYKSLCKIHLNSSEGTFLRKGTVGDWKNIFTVAQNEKFDAIYQKKMEDFGLDLVWEISE